The genomic segment TCCACAACATGTCCAATACAttggaagacatttttgaaCGTTCTTTTTCACTCATTTGGCACAAAAGACGTCGTATCCTTTGGCGATTTGCTTCATCTCCGCAAATGACGCGCATATTGCCCAACGTTAAAACATTTCTcattttctttaacatttttcttataTCTTCTCTACGTGGCTTGAAAGTAATACGCGCCTCGATTGTCTGTTGAGGAGGTATGAGTATTTTTTTAGGGTATATTTCAAAGGCGTCACTAAGGCGCGGTAGCAAAAGACCCAGGGAATCAATTGATACCACGGCAAAGGCCAACAACGGCCCTTTGTTGTAAAAACTTATACTACGCTCCAATGGCTGTGCTAACTCGCATATATCACCCATAGTTATGAACGGACTTCCCACTGGACCCATTAGAATGTTTTGTGGCACTATGCTGGCGTTGCCGCCATAGCCATACAGGGCAACGtccaaaaatggctgaacaatTGCTGCAGCTCCGGTGGGTGCATAAAACAAAAGCTTGCCTATGGCCACTCCACGTACTGTGGGGCAGAAGCTTATATTTATAGAACGACACTCTTGGGTATGCAGTGTAATGGTGTTATTACGTTCGGAATTGACTATCTGAAATCCGGGACCAATTACTTCAATGCGTATGACCAAACGcttgttgacaatatttttGATTTGCATTGACTTGCGTGAATCGCTGCGTAGTTTAATGCTACCCCAGGACAGTTCCAAAGTAGTGACTTTAAGTGGCACTTGTTTGCCATCACGATGGCTGAACTCACTTGAACTAGAACATCGTGAAATGCTGCGCATGTTCGAACTGGAAGTAACGGATCGGGCTGAATGCATAGTGCTGTAGCTGCATGTACTTGACGCTTCACTTCCCACTGGAGAGGAGGCAGCTTTTCGCTCTGATAAACCGCCAGTTGGTGTAAGCAGCTGACGTTCCGAATTACTGGTGGTATCAAGAACCGGAGTGGGGGACGATAAATGGTAACGCGAAGATGACAACGACGATAGGGGAGAACTTTCAACTCGAAGCTCACCAGCATTGCGGGGCGACAATTGTGCACCACCATTACGCCCCGCTAGAGTAGATCCCAGCTTGCTGGATGACAAATTAGGTGATATACCAAAGTCGCAATCAGCGTTACGTGGATCGCCATCAAGACGAGTAGAACACAAGGATTTTGTTTCTTTGACACAGTTCAAGGCAGGCCTTTTATCATACACTGATGAGCGAGAAGACCTAAAATTGACGGGAGTCCTGGCATCAACAGGTGAATCTGATACGTTTGCATGCAAAGGGCTTCTATCTCTTGGAGACTTTCTGCGTACACGACGACTGACATTCTGTTTGGGTGTACCCGGCCATTCATCGTTATCCGCTTCCTCTCCGTCATCAACTGTAGCTTCTACAACACGTATATTTGGAACTGCAGAAGTCAACTCAATAGGGCTCAGTGGCGATCTAGGTTGCTGCTGCGCATGGCTGCGCTCCATTTTCTTCATATCGCTAGAGTTTAAAAGGGACTCTGTAAAACTTATGGTATCTGATAAATCAACTCTACTGCCATCACTACCACGACCTGTAATGGGATCAACATTTTCCTTATTCTCTAAAATGTTGTTGGCAATTTCCTGGGATCCCAGTTTGAAATCGGCGCACAACGATAGCCCACTTTTAGGTCGTGGGGAAAAATTTGATCCATTACAGTTAGAAACAGTTTTATCATGTTGCGTTAGCTGAGGATTCAAACAAGATTTCGACTTAGTGGCCTGCATCATCAAATGCCCAGTTAATTTATTAGTTGACGTGTTTTTTGGGTCCATgtccaaattttctaaaattaaattAGAAATGTAGCAGacgaaataaaatataattatcATTGTCATGTTAGCTTACCCAACGCTCTGTCAATGGCTGACATACTCAAGAGATATGAATTTTCCATTGCACTGGCTGTGTGCTTATTTTCAAACGTTGAAATTACATGGTCTTTTACTTTAGTGCCCGCATTGGAGGCATTTGGAGGCGCCAAAGATTTTTCAGAGCCTGAGCGATTGTCCATATTTTctatatgaatttttataatgggttttaaaaattacttttattttaaaatctaAACGGCTCACCTAACGCTCTTCCGATGGCAGATTTACTTAAAAGATAGGAGTTTTCGGATGCGTTGCCAGAGTCCTTGCTTTCATGGTTGAGATGTACTTGGCTGGAAACTCGAGTATAGGTTTTGTTATCAATCTGGGGAGTTACTGCAACTGATGCCGAACCGTCGCTAACAACATTTGAAGTAGTCACCATATTGCTGTCCTCATCATCCATCAAGGCAAATGGTGTGCGACATTTTTCCGGGCTCTTTGATTTGACTATATCCCAAATGTTTTCAGAGCgcatatggaaaaaatttcctacCGAAAAATTTGGATCGCCTGCTAAAATGTAACTGGAAGCAGAGATTGTTAACAGCATTAAGCAGTTAAAAAAGTAATCCATATTTAACATACTTGGAGGCAGATGGCGAGTCAAAACCATTGGAGATAGACTCACCAGACACAGCTGCCTTCTCTTTGGCTTGTTGGCTTAAAGTTTTTGCTGGTATAGCTGCATATTCCTCGGCCCATGATATTTCATCCATTATTAATATCGATTGCATAAGTTCCCCCGGAGcaaattcttcatttgaaaatCCGCTCTCATCACCGGTGCCTGCACCAGCACTAAAAGCAAACGATGATCCTCCAGCACCTCCATTAAACGAAAGCTGTGATAGGGATTGTTTGGAAATTGACATATCTGCCGTACGAGGCAAACTTTTTTCCTGACCATCACCAAATGAACTACAAACGCTGGATGACGAAACTGATGACATGCTTAAGAGTTTATCTGCAGCCACATCTAAAGCACCACTTGGATCTAAAGATGGTTCGCCGCCATTGAGTGTCTTACAAAGGTTACGAGTTTTAGTGGCGAAGGAAGAAGCTAAAATTTCTTCCacagttaaattttttaatttttgttttgtttcagcTGTCGTTGCCTTTGAGTTGcgtatttcttttttatataagGTTGAGCGGCCGGTCATTTCGCTTGGTTCAAATGAGATCTTTGCTTCTTTACAAGCCGACGGTGGATTAGAAGAAGTGGTCTCCAAATTTATAGTTTCATCGGTCACTAAATCTGATATATTGATTGTGTTAGGACGTCGAAAAGGTACATAATCTGTGTGATCAAGTGCTGTATATATGGTAATTGGGGAATGTGCAAGGTGTGAAAGGTCGGAAAAAAAACATGATATTGTtttaaagagaaacaaatgcaGTGATGTAgaataaaaacaacagaaatCGCATTTTATGTTGAATTGTTATTAGAGCGCTAGATCTCATGAATTAATGCGATATTATAAACTGCAATAAACATGGAATGAATTGTATATGCTAAACATCACTTACGCATAGAATTTTCCGTATTTGATGCATTATTGATGATACTACGCATATTTTCCTTATTTGCTGTTACTTCGAAAGGTTTCTTAAAAACATCTGGGGACTTTCCTACTGATTTCTGCAAAGCTTCCAAAGCTTTCTTTCGTTCCATCTACACAAAAGACCAACTATTACAAAAGGAAACTGAAAATAGGTTAAACTTTCAAAGGACTTACATTCAAACGATCACTAATGCGACGATCTGTTCCACCATTTGCAACACTTTTGTATGTATTTTTGAAAGATTCATTGGACAAAtcgccaaaaactgaaaatTGCAATATTTAAAGTAACTATACATGGATTTGtgtatgaaaaataatttcactCTTGTATTACATCTTCCTCTACCCTTTAATCTATCCATATTAAGTATGCCCAGCGATGTATCATCACCACCACCATAATTTGACGAGCTTGCATTCCTTTCCATAACTTTTCGTTTCAATTAAATCGAATGACATTCAAACAAAAACAccatttaaataaatgaaaaaaatagaTTAATATAAAGTCCTCCTTCTATattatttctttgtttatttttcgtTGGTAATATAGCCACAGGATTCAGCAAAATTTAATGGAGCTGTCCGTCCTCCTTTGCGCCACACAATTTTTAAGCCTTTCTCATTATTTTTGTGATCAAATTCAAATCAAAATGGCGGCCTGTGAAAGCATTTGAAATCGAATATCGATAACAAGAATCAAGCGATGTTCGTTTTGATAACTGTTTCAATGTGGTCAACTTTTTTAAAAGTGTTACGATTTTGCGCGTTTTGATCTAATTTACTGTGTTTACTTATTTGCTCAAATATTAGTCAAGCTCTAATACCTTATTTGACCAATGGactaaattttagttaaaatattataaaaaatgctTTCTTAAgtataaatatataataatgAAAGATTGCTCAGTTGAAACAACTTCAATGAAAAAGTagataataattttaattataaattacatGAAACATGATACGaattaacacaaaaaaattattggtgaATGATTGACTACTCTAATAAATTCAGCAACTTAAAGTAGCtgaatacagcaataaaaaattctaaaatgtgATATCAATAAATATATAAGTTATGGCTTATATGTATTTTTTAATTAaccctaaaattaaaattaactaaaatacATTTAGTTTagcattttataaaatatttcataagtataaatatttaataatggaTGAAAAACTACTCAATTTACCTTTTAAAGAGTGACGCATTGAGCTTATAGCCTAGTACTAAATGCATTCACATGAAAATTGATTattaaagctgagtattctgttcaccttttcaaacggaatgctgtcaaactccatataaaaaaaaaaaacttcggcgaaacgttggctgAAAATAGGCGGAAGAGTAgcactctgtttatagtgaggaaaatcgcaaaaaaaaactattgtaaTGGCAACCCTTGAAACTGTTGCcggcataatttttttattggtttcaatggttcgtttttctttatttttttgagaaaaatatatcaaatatagaaaacaataagtgcagattaaaaaacgtattttggtatggatataaaaacatcgattgctgtcaaattccgaTTGCGGaacaattacaaatttcagcgcctattccgaaagcagaaaagaATACCATCCCTAATTGTTGgagaaatatttgtttttattggacGACATAACAAACAATTATGATGAAACAAAGTAGCTTGAACCAAATTCGTGAGCATTGAATTACATTGGCTCAGCGACATTTCGCTGGTATTTTGCTCAAAGAACTCAATACCACTTCTgtggaatgtgttcgcattttcttcgtcaccataattttataatgcgttttgatCGGTGTTcgggcaatcccatggcagccggttgtatgtaccggattgaaccaatgaattccttcatcggcaagggctgccgcctcagtgtaccacacactgctactacaacaacattgttgttcgggcgaaaagtcgAAGGCAGTACTAGCCAAAATaatagcgacatgtcgctgcatcagtATAAATGTCGTTtcaattaattgaaaatgtaaCTAAATGGGCACCAATAAACTCTGTTTCTgtgctgttgtctttgttgtgtgacttttgtttgtgttttggcGAAGAATAGAGTCCGTTGGATTTTGTTATAGTTTAATAGGCATTTCGCCGCGAATGAAGTCAGTGCTAGACTACATCAGCCATTTTACAAAACCTTAACCTTATTTATCGATATTTACCTTCCCTCTGCAGTCGAAATACAACATATGtaaacagttgttgttgttgttcctttatttgttgtttgtatTCTTATTACTTTTTTCATTCTTTGAAGCAATTCAGGTGTTAACTTTGCAATAAACATTGGcagactgaaaatttgcaaattgtttAATAAAGCTTAAGTCCATGACTTATTCTATAAATTAAAGTCAATGAAACATAACAGACTGTGTATTCGTAAAGGGTACATACAGTGCACCTGGTGCAGAAAATTAAGGGCTGGCGACGTTTAGAATATTCATATACCCATATACCACACATGCCTCTTCTCTTCAAGTGTGTGACgtgtcgttttttgtttttatttttaaaagttgAGAAGAAAAGTTCGGTTTGGTTATTTGTGGTATAGTTCGACAAGTCACAATGAGTTTAAGACGTAGGCAAAATTCCAAGGAGTCACTTTTGATGCCACAAGACGATGACGGTGGCCAGCATGAGAAAACGGATATACGTGGCGATCGAggaaatattttgattttactGCTTCTGTATATTTTACAAGGAATTCCATTGGGTTTGATAGCAGCTGTTCCCATGCTGCTGCAAAATCGTGGTGCCAGCTACAAACAGCAGGCTGAGTTCTCATTTGCTTACTGGCCATTCAGCCTAAAATTGCTTTGGGCTCCCATTGTTGATGCGTGCTATATTAAACGATTTGGACGAAGAAAATCATGGCTAGTGCCGTGTCAGTATTTAATGGGAATATTCATGTTGTTTCTATCGTGGCAAGTGGATCGATGGCTTGGTGGCAATGGTGCCGACCCAAATGTCCCTTTGTTAACGGCCTTATTCTTCATGCTGAATTTTCTGGCGGCCACTCAGGATATCGCGGTAGACGGCTGGGCTTTGACCATGTTGAAGAGATGTAACGTCGGCTATGCTTCCACTTGCAACAGTGTGGGTCAAACAGCTGGTTACTTTCTGGGTTATGTTGCCTTTATCGCTCTCGAATCAAAGGACTTTTGCAATAATTATTTACGTGAAACACCTAAAGATGTAGGAATGGTTACATTGCCCGAATTCTTATGGTTCTGGGCATGGTGTTTCCTTGTGGTCACTACCCTCATAGCCATATTAAAGAAGGAAAACCTGCCCAAATATAAAGATGATGGATCACGCTATACCGAAGAGCACGAAATGAATGTTTATGAAAGCTATAAGATTCTCCTTGACATGGTGCGTATGCGTCCCGTACAAATACTAGCTGGCATACTGCTAACAGTAAAAGTAACTTTTGCGGCCTGTGACGCTGTAACTTCTCTCAAGCTCATTGATGCTGGAGTGCCTAAAGAGAAGCTGGCTTTGTTGGCTGTACCCATTATACCTCTGCAAATAATACTACCTTTGGTGGTAAGTCGTTACACCAATGGTCCAAGACCGATGGAGGTATACGTTAAGGCTATTCCATATCGCATTGTTTTTGCGGGAATTGCAACGATTATTGCCTATTTGACACCATACATGATCTCTGGCGGGGAAGTGCCCTTATACTATTACGTCCTTTTGGTGGTGAATTACGGCATATATCAGATATTCCTGTATTGTATGTTTGTGGCTATAATGGCATTCTTTGCTAAAATCTCCGATCCGGCTGTTGGTGGTACTTACATGACATTTCTCAATACTCTATCGAATTTGGGTGGGAATTGGGCCAACACCGCTATCTTATGGCTGGTAGATGTGCTTACATGGAAGGAATGCGTTATTGTGAACGGGGAAGAAATTGCAGATAACAAGTGCTTAAACAAACAGCAGACACAGGTAATTATAGAATGAAAAATGGCCAAATTCCATCTAGTGACCTGTGATTCatgtattttttaaattattttcaggAATGCACCGCAGCTGGTGGTGAATGTGAAATTGTATTCGACGGTTATTATATCGAGTCTATTGTGTGTCTCGTCTACGGTGTCATTTGGCTACTTTGTTTGCGCAAATGGATAAACTACCTACAGAGTCTACCAAACAATTCCTGGCTAGTGGTTAAAACTAACAAATCCTCAAACATGCACAAAAAAAGTTAGCAACTAATAGTTTGACAAAGAGGCTaaattgttatacaaaattagaatgaaattaAAGCGAAAGATTTCTTATATTCTATAAGTTGCCTGTATatgttttgtatattttaacaaaatcgtgtttttctttaaagacatttttatgtttaaaaagcTGAATTATTGTATTCCAGTGCCCAAGCCACAAAAACCCAGCAATGTAGCATTTTTTCCCTACTTTTGCTTGTTATTCCCCCACCCAATAGCTTTATTTGCTattgtttatatgtatgtattgttttatatatatatatattaaattattcttttgttgtaatttaTATTTAAGAATTTGCGAAATAATAAAGAAGAGAAGTAGATGAACCGGttagatttttgatttttttaacaaagttcGGTTAGAAACTCGGGTTTGGTGGTACACGAAAAATTCAACACCTGGCGGACTACTTAACTAGTTTATAATAAGACCTTCGAATTCGTTTTGTTTGTCCCATGCTGTCAAGAGTACCTGAATTGATTCAAATAGTATATCGGCTTTATTTCATCCCATAAAACAATTAATAGCGGAATTTACGGCTAGAGCATTTGAAGCTCTGTATTTAAGATACcggttgttgtcgttgttgtagcagcgtgttgtacaccgagacggcagcccttgccgatgaaagattccatcggatcaatccggtacgtgtaaccggctgccatgggattgcggttgttgttgttggagcagtgagttgtacactaaggcggcagcccttgtcgatgaatgattccatcgggtcaatccgggtacgtacaaccggctgtcatgggatttcAAGATACCGGTAATAGTCAGCTGTGGTTTAATGTTACATCAATGCCACGCAAAGCTACAAATGCCCGGCAAGGGGTAGCTGTGAGTACCACACGgcctggaactttgaggttcGAACTGTGTTGTGTTCATCGCTGTCACGGGCGCTTcaacaggttgcgaatagtggaatgttccatatgaagtttttttttcaaattacggtcgttgttgttgtagtagcagtgtgtggtacactgaggcggcagcccttgccgatgaaggaattcatcaggtcaatccggtacatacaaccggctgccaaatTGGGGTGGTGATTTAAATgtatgcaatttttaattaaaaatttaattgattcaaacatttttcaattgaatttgaactttttttaatttacgatcgtgattgactttttgccattttcaatcaaaaaatgtattgatttaatcattattttaattgtatctaaattttttttcaattacgaacGTGATTAAAATTGTTgccattttcaattgaaaaattaattggttgatcattttagatttagatttatttgTAACCGAAGCCATTCAGCACATCTATGAATTACGATTTTAGCGTACagagagaatttttttattgaatcggtacattttttttaattttttctttttcaattaaacaatttaattacaacatgatcctcgtcaagctcctgcctgcatcgtaggcactcagtatatcCCGATCTCTCACTGAAactttccgctcgataccgctgattgtccacgactgcagttacagctactctggatggagcattccactatccgtaacctgtggacgcgcctggtagctcgcagctaagcttttcatgacagcaaagaacaccacactgatcggacctcaatctttcagcttgtgtggtgctcatagctatcccgtgccgggccaGATAATTTGTTTTCTGTTGGTGTTATTTCCTCAGTACATGTAATTCATAAATTTGCtattaatttttggaaaatccgCGGGGGTGTTTTGTGCCTTAGGAGTGGTCACGGATCCAAACATGAACCTCAAATTAGTGTTCCAGGAGCTTAACAAATATGTGTGTACCAAGTTGCATCGAAATCGGGGGTGCGCCTCATGCAGCAcacttttcttaaaattttgaatatataatttaaatatttttattgacccaattaaaaaaaatgaatttgaaatttcgaaaatttcaataatattttaattggaccaactaaaaaattaattaaaaatttctataatttttttttattggatcaataaaaaaattaatctgaAAAATCTTCAatcatgtttttaattgaataagtaatttttttaattgaaaaatttttcaaacaacaacaacaacaacaaaactgtgattgatattcCCATTTTCCTGATTGAAGCtgtttcaattaagaaattgattggatcaataaatttatttatttcttaataGTAATACATAAGCCTccttggccaaaaaaaaaacgtactaCTACGATAAATACTCccaaataaacaataaaaaattaaatacttcacttaggtggagacacaataccagacatgaaccaacttaagggaccaacaatacctaacctaaccaaaataCTTCACAGTTACAAAACTGTAAGATTCTTCGcctaattaattttaattggcTTCCCAGCCATAACAAGATTATGCGAACATTTAAACTGTTGGATTTTTAAACAAGTCTCATATGAGTCCAATACCAATAGATTCAAGCAACAACACTTGGTTTGATCTGTAGAATAGAAGTTAATAAGTTTTAAGCGAATAACAATATTCGAGTGTGAAAAGATTCTTAGCTCGGCGGGCAATATCAATAAAACGGTCAAACGGAAGGCAATAAATGTATGTATTACATAAAACTGGATTCTTTATTtcatgaaaacattttttttatttcttcaaaatcattCCACTTATTTTTAGAAAACAATGGTGTGCGcttaaatttattaattaaaaaaaactggCGAATAGAACGAGGCAATACGTTTTTTTTATCGGTTGTTTCCACTATTATATCGTAGAATTCAATTGTTGTTTGAATCTGTTAACGGCAGGCTGTGGCTACAATCTTACGACGGTCTTAAACTTTTATTCTTCCCATCTGTGATGAACTTCAGGGGTTAAGTTGATAATTTTCACATGTACAGCttggaatttttcattttttggagGAATAGCACACAAACGGTACTTTACCTCATCGCCCTCCATTGGCACATATTCACCTTCAATACTAAAATAAAGAAGAACATAGTAATTGTGCGTTAACAACATTGAATACAAAAGGGTTACAACTAAACACAAAGAAAGATGTGAACGTATACGACGGCCGGCTTTTGCAGTCCTCTATTCTATATCTCATTCGATAGTGGAACAAGCTTGAAGACTTCGTTTCCAGACTTGGAACGCTGCGGGTGTGTATGATTAAATGCAAATGCGCTTTTAGTTCGGTCACACCCCCACAATAGATTGCATTTACAAAGTTTTTTCATAAGCAGGCATTCAAAGAGCAAAATTAGAGATCATAAAAGAAGTGCAAAGCTTATTTCGatttaatcaggagatcggccaTTTTTGAACGATTTCCATAGATTTATTTATTCAATATATAGCTTAAAGAAAATGGtttcaaattcatttatatccaccaccataggatggctgtatattgattttgtcattcctttatGCCCCGGGAAATTATGTATAGATTTGATTGCATGTCTGGGTATCTGTAAATCTTGTAAtcgctctacagccttaaaaaacgtagtattgatctgaaatttggacagataCAAACTATCTGCCAATTTAGGttattgggcctataaaagtcgcattttttaCGATGAGTTATACTATGCCCTTTGACAATCTTGCTAAATATGTCCCGgtccgactatatttagatatagcagtcataccGTCCGATCTTCGGCATTGAGTGTTAAGCCCTTAAAGGCACatatttaatccgatttcgttcaaatttTGAACTGCGCATTTATTAGCAGAtgtagaacagtgagttttattatattatttaatcccatggcagccggttgtacgtaccggattgacccgatggagttcttcggcaagggctgccgcctcagtgtataacacactgctacaacaacaacaacaagtgagTTTCATTAGATCCACTGACATTCTTGGCAATAACGGTCCAGGAAGGATTGGATACATGGCTGCTACTTTATATACCGAACTTCCAAGTAAGGGCCTTAATTTCGTAAAAAACGGAGTAATTTTATAAGGCTTTTCGGCACCTGAAACAAGtatgatccatatttggatataatgtAGTTATACAAAAATAGGTAAGGGTAGGTCGGTAGgagtgtgcggatattaatcggtcccatgccactacggacaAACGCATAAGTCagtgatcggcttgttgtgcgctctaaataataaaaagtaatctcCAAAAGAAAATCAAACTTAGGAATTACGTGCTTAGTTTGTTTATGcctggtattgtatccccacctaagtcTCTGTCTGTTAGTCTCAAAAGCCGGTCAATGAcattggaaatgctccaatgtctcctcatcttccccgcatgccctacaaatgctatgcctttccgcaccgattttgtgagctcgtagtcctatgtatcgcgttatgataccaaaaggcTATACTATAACAAATTGGATAATTAACTTATTAGTGACGTTGGTGCTGGACATACCTTATGCAGAAAGTCAGCGATGTCGAATATCAATACTTTAGACCCTCACAAAGACAAAGTTTTGGGAGATATAAAAGTCTATGAGCTAACGGGGCAgttaataacattttttcaaatacatttaCCGATGGATTACAAAAGAAATATTCCCGAAAGAGAATTATAGTAATTTTTTCATACATTATTGGTCACAAGAAGTATTCATAAGCCTGCTTACAAGATGGATTCGGTCGACTcttggtataataaataaatatgctaCCATTGGTTAATCCACTTAATATATAGTGCTTAATTAGAATCCCGTTCAATTGTTAGACATAATGATTATAATAgagcataaacaaaaaaaaatctaaaatattattttttttactgcAGAGCTTGTTAATTGGCTACTATGACTTTGCTCCAAAAAAGGTAGCTTGTCAAGGTTTGCTACCCCCACATGCAAGCATGGGGCTGCAACAACAATCACTTCGGACAAATGAAAATCGTGAACTGTTTTAAAAATGTTAGTTACGTTCTTTAGCATTTTATGCAATTGTATATCGATATTCTGAAATAAACAGAAGTTATCAACTTACTCGGATATATGACAGAAGAGTTCTTCGCTGCCATCATTTGGTTTAATGAAACCATGACCCTTAGTGCGGCTAAATGACTTCACAACGCCGGTGACAATAGGATTTTCCAATGCACGTGCAGATCTAAGTCAGTGGTTATACACATTATTTTTATCAAGTgtaggaaaacaaaaacatatatattagaTATAAGTATATTAAATTACATACGTGGATGCGGTTCTAGTACGCTTTGTAATAATGGGACTTGGCAACTG from the Stomoxys calcitrans chromosome 1, idStoCalc2.1, whole genome shotgun sequence genome contains:
- the LOC106089343 gene encoding acetyl-coenzyme A transporter 1, translated to MSLRRRQNSKESLLMPQDDDGGQHEKTDIRGDRGNILILLLLYILQGIPLGLIAAVPMLLQNRGASYKQQAEFSFAYWPFSLKLLWAPIVDACYIKRFGRRKSWLVPCQYLMGIFMLFLSWQVDRWLGGNGADPNVPLLTALFFMLNFLAATQDIAVDGWALTMLKRCNVGYASTCNSVGQTAGYFLGYVAFIALESKDFCNNYLRETPKDVGMVTLPEFLWFWAWCFLVVTTLIAILKKENLPKYKDDGSRYTEEHEMNVYESYKILLDMVRMRPVQILAGILLTVKVTFAACDAVTSLKLIDAGVPKEKLALLAVPIIPLQIILPLVVSRYTNGPRPMEVYVKAIPYRIVFAGIATIIAYLTPYMISGGEVPLYYYVLLVVNYGIYQIFLYCMFVAIMAFFAKISDPAVGGTYMTFLNTLSNLGGNWANTAILWLVDVLTWKECVIVNGEEIADNKCLNKQQTQECTAAGGECEIVFDGYYIESIVCLVYGVIWLLCLRKWINYLQSLPNNSWLVVKTNKSSNMHKKS
- the LOC106089338 gene encoding cold shock domain-containing protein CG9705; translated protein: MSETPSTPEKLIPGHPGKPPLSRNSSSGSPNSTLQLPSPIITKRTRTASTSARALENPIVTGVVKSFSRTKGHGFIKPNDGSEELFCHISDIEGEYVPMEGDEVKYRLCAIPPKNEKFQAVHVKIINLTPEVHHRWEE